TCTTCTCCGCTTCCCGGGCACTTGATGTCGATAATACGCCGCGCTTCCCTGTGCAGAGGCGAAGCATCGATCGTGCCGTTCGTTTCCACGCTGACCAGATATCCGAGCTCGATAAGTGTCCGGACAAGCCGGAAGGTATCATGGTGGATGAGCGGTTCTCCGCCGGTGATGCAGACAAACGGGATATCAAACATCGTAACCTCATGAACGATCTCCTCCAGAGTCATGGCGGTTCCGCCTTCACGGGCATACACGGTATCGCAGTACCGGCAGGAGAGATTACATCCGGTAAGCCTCACAAACACACAAGGAAGTCCCTGAAGGGTCGATTCCCCCTGAATGCTTGAAAATATCTCGGTTACGTTCATATCTTATCTTATCTCGCGGTGGTTCTATTGATTTGCATTTTTCTGCTTTCGTTGATTTCCTCAGTCGTTCGCAACGGACATGATTCTCACCGGGCCGATCAGTCCGGATTTCAGCAGGGGAGAATCTTTTTTATAAAATCTGTGCGGGGTAAACGTGTACCGGCCGCTGGTTCTCGGCTTGCCTTCAAGCAGCCATGCGGGCCACTTGCCATCTTTGACGCCATCATCGGGTAATCGTTCATCGCCGATAATCCTGTTCGGCCAGAGATTCGCAATTTCAATTTCAAGGCTGTTTCCGGTGCTTTTCAACGCCCCGGTCATATCGACAGTCCACGGGGCAGTCCAGACGACACCCAGGTCTTTTCCGTTCAGCCGGACCCTTGCCATGTTGTTTACTTCGCCGAGATCGAGAAAGAGTTTCGCATTATCTTTAATAACGCTGTTTTCCGGTAGATCGAACGTTTTACGATAGACCGCAATGCCGGAGTAGTAGCGTATTCCGTCTTCCGGGCGCGCAGTCCAGTCTTCGGGCCTTTCGAATACGACATTTTCCGGGCCTCCCCATTTCGGGTCAAACGAAACATTCCATGGGCCTTCCAAATCCGAGACATATTTCATGTCCGGAAAATTCTTTCTGACTGCAGGTTGCTGTGAAACGGATTTTTCAGTCCTGTCGAATACGATGAAAAAGCTTTGATGTGGTTCGAAACGCAGCGGAACAGTCGTACGGCCTTCCTTCCGGGTAAAGTCGGGGAGCGGCCTGGTTTCCGCGGTGAGAGGATCCCATAATTCGATGGAACCCTTGTCGGTGCGGAAAATGCAGT
The genomic region above belongs to bacterium and contains:
- a CDS encoding 7-carboxy-7-deazaguanine synthase QueE — translated: MNVTEIFSSIQGESTLQGLPCVFVRLTGCNLSCRYCDTVYAREGGTAMTLEEIVHEVTMFDIPFVCITGGEPLIHHDTFRLVRTLIELGYLVSVETNGTIDASPLHREARRIIDIKCPGSGE